The following are encoded together in the Tribolium castaneum strain GA2 chromosome 3, icTriCast1.1, whole genome shotgun sequence genome:
- the Chi-2 gene encoding chitinase 2 precursor (The RefSeq protein has 1 substitution compared to this genomic sequence) — translation MFAKFWVNLALFCLHVQHSHGATDKVICYVASWAIYRPDKGEYHPKNIDPNICTHINYAFLGVYPNGTLQMIDEWGDIEKGNFAEVEALKEINPNLKTIISIGGWNAGNAILAPIAASPELRANLIASSFEYFEKYGFNGLDIDWEYPEAKDKENFITLLREIKEAFQPKGHLLTIAVSAIPIDDAYDIPGMSENVDVINLMTYDFHIPGGGIAAENSPLYWGGADTPWQREYENVNSTVVNWVNAGADPGKLTIGLAFYGHTFQLADPAQHDLGAPVIDAGMSGPYTKGYGVMGFNEICEFTGDWTRVFDDQQKVPYKYKDDQWIGYDDEESVALKVQFAKDHNMAGLMIWTVDMDDFLGLCGPKNGLLEVIKQNL, via the exons ATGTTTGCCAAGTTTTGGGTTTTTTTGGCTCTTTTTTGCCTCCACGTCCAGCACAGCCATGGTGCCACAG aCAAAGTAATTTGCTACGTTGCCAGTTGGGCGATTTACCGCCCTGACAAGGGCGAGTACCACCCAAAAAACATCGACCCGAACATATGCACCCACATTAACTATGCTTTCCTGGGCGTTTACCCCAATGGTACTCTCCAAATGATCGACGAATGGGGCGACATTGAAAAAGGAAATTTCGCCGAAGTCGAAGCTTTGAAAGAAATCAATCCAAACTTGAAAACAATAATCAGCATAGGAGGCTGGAACGCCGGAAACGCCATTTTGGCGCCGATCGCCGCCTCACCGGAACTCAGAGCCAACCTGATTGCCAGCTCTTTCGAGTACTTCGAGAAATACGGCTTCAACGGGCTGGACATCGACTGGGAATATCCGGAGGCCAAAGACAAA gAAAATTTCATAACTCTCCTCCGAGAGATCAAGGAGGCGTTCCAGCCCAAAGGTCACCTTCTGACCATCGCCGTGTCGGCGATTCCCATCGACGACGCCTACGACATTCCCGGCATGTCCGAGAACGTGGACGTCATCAACCTCATGACCTACGACTTCCATATACCTGGGGGCGGCATCGCTGCCGAAAACTCGCCCCTTTATTGGGGTGGTGCGGACACCCCATGGCAGAGAGAATACGAAAACGTCAACTCGACGGTGGTCAACTGGGTCAATGCTGGGGCAGACCCAGGGAAGCTTACCATCGGGTTGGCCTTCTACGGGCACACTTTCCAGCTGGCTGATCCGGCCCAGCACGACCTGGGGGCGCCTGTCATCGATGCGGGAATGTCGGGGCCCTACACCAAGGGCTACGGGGTCATGGGTTTCAACGAG atttgTGAATTTACGGGTGATTGGACGCGGGTGTTTGACGACCAGCAGAAGGTGCCATATAAGTATAAGGACGACCAGTGGATTGGGTATGACGATGAGGAGTCGGTGGCTTTGAAG gTTCAGTTTGCCAAGGACCATAATATGGCAGGGCTTATGATTTGGACGGTCGATATGGACGATTTCTTGGGCCTGTGTGGGCCGAAGAACGGGCTACTTGAAgtgattaagcaaaatttgtaa